A section of the Mangifera indica cultivar Alphonso chromosome 12, CATAS_Mindica_2.1, whole genome shotgun sequence genome encodes:
- the LOC123193198 gene encoding protein MEI2-like 4 isoform X3 gives MPSEELQGLAEDVGFCKSNTLPGYYASRKSVASSPLDKHITVEFQTVQSLEHPESFLMRDREVNLCLDRFAVGAERAVKQCMTLLRPVDSESVTRSSLFVQNASSFVEGDKVNKMVVQHESSLFSSPLSELFSGNMRLSSNIAPHGYSVDTVASHYEEEGPFESLEEVEAQTIGNLLPNDDDLFSGVTSGLDYIIQPSSGDDMDEMDIFNSVGGMDLGDDGSSAVEENSKISASKLGVCNGAITGDHPYGEQPSRTLFVRNINSDVEDSELKILFEQYGDISTFDTACKHQGFVIISYHDIRAARNAMKALQNKLMRHRKLNIHFSIPKENPLEKDINPGTLVVFNLDASVSNEELHQIFGVYGEIKEIHETTEQGHHKFIEFYDIRAAEAALQALNRINIAGKQIKVEPSHHRGSKQWSVQQCSLKLEKDEFDHFLWSSPPKNLTKFSGAILHGSVSSRSTDNGISSGLHSAREVPFLEPVHPGIPSSFPNTLPSLVRVEPVGPQSGLAESGNLQNPLKFGVQTTLNFHPQSLPEYHDVLANGVLCNSPSPVSATVNIKPTEMIDNQLFSRVGSTGHSIGFREKVFGSAGGGSGSFRAHNYTWSNSCHPQLPGMKWPNSPSMVNGICNAYSPGRLPGLLRSPSFMVNTVLPIGNHHVGSAPAVDPSLWDRQHAYVAKSPEVSGFHPGSLGSMRISNNSLHPMEYASHNICSPVGGNIMDMPIPSKNLGFQSHQQRSMMFTGGGQMVPIMHSFDLPNERARSRRNEGSVNQANKKQYELDIDRILQGEDTRTTLMIKNIPNKYTSKMLLTAIDERHKGTYDFIYLPIDFKNKCNVGYAFINMTDQSQIIPFYQSFNGKKWEKFNSEKVASLAYARIQGKAALIAHFQNSSLMNEDKKCRPILFNTDGPNAGDQVPFPTGVNVRTRPGKVWNATPDENSQGNHLNCVNGEGSSNGDSSLGSVKESD, from the exons CCAGCAGGAAATCAGTTGCTTCATCTCCTCTAGACAAACATATTACTGTGGAATTTCAGACTGTGCAATCTCTGGAACATCCCGAGTCTTTCCTAATGCGAGACCGGGAAGTGAATCTTTGTTTAGACCGGTTTGCAGTGGGAGCAGAGAGAGCTGTTAAGCAGTGCATGACGTTATTGAGACCTGTAGACAGTGAGTCAGTGACCAGATCCAGTTTGTTTGTACAGAATGCATCTTCTTTTGTAGAAGGTGACAAAGTTAATAAAATGGTTGTGCAACATGAGAGCAGTCTCTTCTCAAGCCCATTGTCAGAGTTATTTAGTGGGAATA TGAGATTGTCTTCAAATATTGCACCACATGGTTATTCAGTTGATACTGTAGCCTCGCATTATGAGGAAGAGGGACCTTTTGAATCTCTTGAAGAAGTTGAGGCCCAGACCATTGGAAATCTTCTTCCCAATGATGATGACTTATTTTCTGGAGTGACTAGTGGGCTTGACTACATCATCCAGCCCAGTAGTGGAGACGATATGGATGAGATGGACATTTTTAACAGTGTTGGGGGGATGGATTTAGGGGATGATGGTTCTTCTGCGGTAgaagaaaattctaaaatttctgCTAGTAAGCTTGGGGTTTGTAATGGTGCAATAACCGGGGATCACCCTTATGGGGAACAGCCTTCTAGAACACTGTTTGTAAGAAACATTAATAGTGATGTTGAAGATTCTGAGTTAAAGATCCTTTTTGAG CAATATGGAGATATCAGCACCTTTGATACGGCCTGCAAGCATCAAGGTTTTGTTATAATTTCCTATCATGATATTAGAGCTGCTCGAAATGCAATGAAAGCTCTGCAGAATAAACTGATGAGGCATAGGAAACTCAACATTCATTTTTCAATTCCAAAG GAAAACCCTTTGGAAAAAGATATAAACCCCGGCACTCTTGTGGTATTTAACCTTGATGCTTCTGTTTCAAATGAAGAACTTCATCAGATTTTTGGTGTATATGGAGAAATCAAGGAG ATCCACGAAACCACTGAACAGGGTcatcataaatttattgaattttatgatATTAGAGCTGCAGAGGCTGCTCTTCAAGCATTGAACAGGATTAATATTGCAGGGAAGCAAATTAAGGTTGAGCCAAGTCATCATAGAGGTTCAAAACAGTG GTCAGTACAGCAGTGTTCTTTAAAGCTGGAGAAAGATGAGTTTGACCATTTTCTGTGGAGTAGCCCTCCAAAAAATTTAACCAAGTTTTCTG GCGCAATTTTGCATGGCTCAGTGTCATCTAGAAGCACAGATAATGGAATTAGTTCAGGTTTACACTCTGCTAGAGAAGTCCCGTTTCTTGAACCTGTTCATCCAGGGATCCCTTCAAGTTTTCCAAACACCTTGCCCTCTTTGGTGAGAGTGGAACCAGTTGGGCCTCAATCTGGCCTTGCTGAGTCTGGTAACTTACAGAATCCTTTAAAATTTGGTGTCCAAACCACATTAAATTTTCATCCTCAGTCACTTCCGGAGTATCATGATGTTTTAGCAAATGGTGTCCTGTGCAATTCTCCAAGTCCCGTTTCTGCAACTGTCAATATTAAACCAACAGAAATGATTGACAACCAACTGTTCAGCAGAGTTGGCTCAACTGGACACTCCATTGGGTTTCGTGAAAAAG TTTTTGGGTCTGCTGGTGGTGGGAGTGGTTCTTTTCGTGCACACAATTATACTTGGAGCAACTCCTGTCATCCCCAGCTTCCGGGCATGAAGTGGCCAAATTCACCATCAATGGTCAATGGAATTTGTAATGCTTATTCGCCAGGACGACTGCCTGGACTTCTAAGATCACCATCATTTATGGTGAACACAGTCTTACCGATTGGTAACCACCATGTGGGTTCAGCACCAGCTGTTGATCCTTCTCTATGGGACAGGCAACATGCCTATGTGGCAAAATCTCCTGAGGTTTCTGGTTTCCATCCAGGTTCCCTTGGGAGTATGAGAATTTCTAATAATTCATTGCACCCTATGGAATATGCCTCTCATAACATTTGTTCTCCTGTTGGTGGAAATATCATGGATATGCCAATTCCCTCAAAAAATTTAGGGTTCCAATCCCATCAACAGAGGTCCATGATGTTCACTGGTGGAGGACAAATGGTTCCCATCATGCATTCATTTGATCTTCCTAATGAACGTGCTAGAAGCCGTAGAAATGAGGGCAGTGTGAATCAGGCTAACAAGAAGCAATACGAACTGGATATAGACCGCATATTGCAAGGGGAAGACACCCGAACAACACTCATGATAAAGAACATTCCTAACAA GTATACTTCGAAGATGCTATTGACTGCAATTGATGAACGCCATAAAGGaacatatgattttatatatctaCCAATTGATTTTAAG AACAAATGCAATGTTGGTTATGCATTCATCAACATGACAGATCAAAGCCAAATCATTCCGTTCTATCAG TCATTCAATGGAAAGAAGTGGGAGAAGTTCAACAGCGAAAAGGTGGCATCACTTGCATATGCTCGCATACAAGGAAAAGCTGCTCTCATTGCACATTTTCAGAATTCCAGCTTGATGAACGAGGACAAAAAATGCCGACCTATACTCTTCAACACAGATGGCCCAAACGCAGGAGATCAG GTGCCATTCCCAACAGGGGTTAATGTTCGAACTAGACCAGGAAAGGTGTGGAATGCCACCCCTGATGAGAACTCTCAAGGAAACCACCTGAATTGCGTGAATGGGGAGGGTTCTTCCAATGGAGACAGCTCTTTAGGTTCTGTAAAGGAGTCGGACTAA